The following nucleotide sequence is from Flavobacterium sp. N1736.
GGAAACCAAAACCATCTGCTCCAATTGTTGCATTTGGGTGAATAATACATTCGTGACCAATGTGGCAACGTTCGCGAATTACTGTTCCTGACCATATTATGGTATTTTTACCAATAGTACATTCATCTAAAATGGTAACATTTGGATAAATGGTTGTATTTGCACCAATTTCGACTTTCGGACCAATATAACAACCGGCACCAATGCGAACATTTTCACCTAAAACAGCTGTTTCGTCAATAGTTGCCGTTTTGTGAATATTGTTGTGAAATAAAGGTGTTGGAGGTGCAAAAAGTGTTAAGATTTGAGACATAGCCAAATCAGCATTTTTTACTTTGATAAAAGCGCGATTATCTCCGGGTTCAATCGAAATATCTTCGTTAACAACTGCAATTGAGGCTTTTGACCCTTCCCAATATTTTTCATACTTTTTATTTCCTATGAAAGAAATTTCAGAAGTTGTGGCTTTTTCTAATTGCTCGGTCGCTGTAACGCATTGTGAAGTTGTGCCATAAATTACACCATTAATTACTTCATTAATTTCTTGAATTGAGTAGGATTTCATCGAATGAATTTAATTGATTTAGAGTTATTTTTTGCCAAATAAAATCAATTAGAATCGAATTACCTAATCTTATTTTTGCTTTTGTTGAAAAATATTTAAAATAACAGTTTAATTATTACAAAATTAACATTTAGATTATTAATTTTTTGCTTATTATTGATTTTAATTTTATTTTTTTTTCTGTTAAAACGACTTGATTACTAGTTTGTTAAGTGTAAATCATAAATTAAATACAATTATTGATATTTCTAATTTTCATAGATTTTAATTTTTAATTAATAAGCTATTGGTTGTTAATAAATTTTAATATTTCTATTTATCGTGAGAATAGAATCGATTTTGTGTTGTTGATCATGTTGATTTTCCAGATTCTCGTCTAACAGTTTTTCCTAATCCGGTGGATAATTTTCTAACGCTAAATTCTTTAGATGAAATACAGGGAATTTCAATTACAAATGAAAATGGACAAACAGTTTTAAATCTGAAAGGAAATATAAAAAGTAGATTTTAGTTCCTTTTCTACAGGGGTATATGTAGTAAATGTTTTAAGCGATAAACAAAAAATCACCAAAAAGGTGATTAAGAAATAATTTTTTATTTAATAAAATACCATGGAGAAAGTGTATAACATAATTTCTCCATGGTAGGGTATTTTGTTACTCTTTTATTTTAGAGAGAGAAACTGCATTAATGCAATAACGTAAACCGCTTGGTTCTGGTCCGTCAGGAAAAACGTGACCTAAATGTGCATCACAAACGTTGCAAACGACTTCAACACGAATCATTCCGTATGATTTATCAGCGTGATAGGCAATTGCATTTTCTTTTATTGGCTGTGTAAATGATGGCCATCCTGTTCCGGATTCAAACTTTTCAGAAGCATCAAAAAGCACAGTTCCACAGCATTTACATTCGTAAATTCCGGGATCAAATAAACTGCAAAGTTCAGAACTAAATGATCTTTCAGTGCCTTTTAAACGTGTTACCTGATATTCTTCAGCGCTTAAAACCTGTTTCCATTCTTCTTCCGTTTTTT
It contains:
- the msrB gene encoding peptide-methionine (R)-S-oxide reductase MsrB; this translates as MIKWADIIRFTNKGNPAPEKRVEKTEEEWKQVLSAEEYQVTRLKGTERSFSSELCSLFDPGIYECKCCGTVLFDASEKFESGTGWPSFTQPIKENAIAYHADKSYGMIRVEVVCNVCDAHLGHVFPDGPEPSGLRYCINAVSLSKIKE
- the lpxD gene encoding UDP-3-O-(3-hydroxymyristoyl)glucosamine N-acyltransferase, with protein sequence MKSYSIQEINEVINGVIYGTTSQCVTATEQLEKATTSEISFIGNKKYEKYWEGSKASIAVVNEDISIEPGDNRAFIKVKNADLAMSQILTLFAPPTPLFHNNIHKTATIDETAVLGENVRIGAGCYIGPKVEIGANTTIYPNVTILDECTIGKNTIIWSGTVIRERCHIGHECIIHPNATIGADGFGFRPCSEKGLVKIPQIGNVIIGNGVEIGANSCVDRGKFSSTILGDGCKIDNLVQIGHNSKLGKFCIMAGNSGLAGSVTLGNGVIIGGSASIKDHTTIGDGAIVGAGSGVTGDVPAGKTMLGYPAVEARDALKQWAILKRMVCDSKK